Proteins from a single region of Streptomyces sp. Tu 3180:
- a CDS encoding extracellular solute-binding protein codes for MPHTKRRRLVAAAVATALGATALAACGSSEDDEARSGPVSLTYWSWAPGMDKVVDLWNKGPGKKEQITVTVKKQASGDTLVTKILTAHKAGKAPDLVQAEYQALPTLVSNDALADIAQEVGDAKSKFADGVWQQTTLGTDAVYAVPQDIGPMMFYYREDLFEKYGLEVPATWEEFAETARKLKKAAPGTDLTTFSANDSGLFAGLAQQAGARWWTASGDRWKVGIDDEATRKVAEFWGGLVEEGAVDNQPMYTPAWNKALNTGKQIAWISAVWAPGTLNTAAPDTRGKWAMAPLPQWSAGENVTGSWGGSSTAVTTDSENKEAAARFAAWLNTDGEALNALAKESGIYPASTSAQLSGAFTNPPEYFSNQPDFYRKAAEIAGTTAPSAWGPNVNVAYTTFKDAFGAAAKNKSGFTAALEKMQDDTVADMKKQGFEVAE; via the coding sequence ATGCCACACACGAAGCGCCGTCGCCTCGTGGCCGCCGCGGTCGCCACCGCCCTCGGCGCGACCGCCCTCGCCGCCTGCGGCTCGTCCGAGGACGACGAGGCCCGGTCCGGTCCCGTCTCGCTCACGTACTGGAGCTGGGCACCCGGCATGGACAAGGTCGTCGACCTGTGGAACAAGGGGCCGGGCAAGAAGGAGCAGATCACCGTCACGGTGAAGAAGCAGGCGTCCGGCGACACGCTGGTCACCAAGATCCTCACCGCGCACAAGGCCGGCAAGGCGCCCGACCTGGTGCAGGCGGAGTACCAGGCGCTGCCCACCCTGGTCAGCAACGACGCGCTCGCCGACATAGCGCAGGAGGTGGGCGACGCGAAGAGCAAGTTCGCCGACGGCGTCTGGCAGCAGACCACGCTCGGCACGGACGCCGTCTACGCGGTGCCGCAGGACATCGGGCCGATGATGTTCTACTACCGCGAGGACCTGTTCGAGAAGTACGGCCTGGAGGTCCCGGCGACCTGGGAGGAGTTCGCCGAGACCGCGCGCAAGCTGAAGAAGGCGGCGCCCGGCACGGACCTCACCACCTTCTCCGCCAACGACTCCGGTCTCTTCGCGGGCCTCGCCCAGCAGGCCGGCGCCCGGTGGTGGACGGCCTCCGGCGACCGCTGGAAGGTCGGCATCGACGACGAGGCGACCCGGAAGGTCGCCGAGTTCTGGGGCGGCCTCGTCGAGGAGGGCGCCGTCGACAACCAGCCGATGTACACCCCGGCCTGGAACAAGGCGCTCAACACCGGCAAGCAGATCGCCTGGATCAGCGCCGTGTGGGCGCCGGGCACGCTGAACACGGCCGCGCCCGACACCAGGGGCAAGTGGGCCATGGCCCCGCTCCCCCAGTGGTCCGCGGGCGAGAACGTCACCGGCAGCTGGGGCGGCTCCTCCACCGCCGTGACGACGGACTCGGAGAACAAGGAGGCCGCCGCCAGGTTCGCCGCCTGGCTGAACACCGACGGCGAGGCCCTGAACGCGCTGGCCAAGGAGAGCGGCATCTACCCGGCCTCCACGTCCGCCCAGCTCAGCGGCGCCTTCACCAACCCGCCGGAGTACTTCTCCAACCAGCCCGACTTCTACCGCAAGGCCGCGGAGATCGCGGGCACCACCGCGCCGTCCGCGTGGGGCCCGAACGTGAACGTCGCCTACACGACCTTCAAGGACGCCTTCGGCGCCGCCGCGAAGAACAAGTCGGGCTTCACCGCCGCCCTGGAGAAGATGCAGGACGACACGGTCGCCGACATGAAGAAGCAGGGCTTCGAGGTCGCGGAGTGA
- a CDS encoding Cmx/CmrA family chloramphenicol efflux MFS transporter, translated as MPLPLYLLALAAFAMGTSEFMLAGLLPDIASDLGVTVATAGVLTSAFAIGMAVGAPLVAALARDWPRRPCLLGFVLAFAAAHVTGAVTTSFPVMFATRVVAALANAGFLAVALTAAAALVPPDRKGRALAVLLSGTTVATIAGVPGGAVLGTSLGWRAVFWAVAALCLPAALGILKGIPAGRVKQEATGGPALRAELAQLTRRRLILAMLLGALVNAATFASFTFLAPVVTGTAGLGEWWVSVVLVLFGAGSFIGVTVAGRLSDRRPGPVLAVGGPLLAAGWPALAVLADEPAALLVLAFVQGALSFALGSTLITRVLHEAAGAPTMAGAYATAALNVGAAVGPLLAATTLGAGLGNLGPLWASGLLVALALLLAFPLRTAVAAGRSTEVLR; from the coding sequence ATGCCCCTCCCCTTGTACCTCCTCGCCCTGGCCGCCTTCGCCATGGGCACCTCGGAGTTCATGCTCGCCGGCCTCCTGCCGGACATCGCCTCGGATCTCGGCGTCACCGTCGCGACGGCAGGCGTTCTCACCTCGGCCTTCGCGATCGGCATGGCCGTCGGCGCCCCCCTCGTGGCCGCGCTCGCCCGTGACTGGCCCAGGCGCCCCTGTCTTCTCGGTTTCGTCCTCGCCTTCGCGGCGGCTCACGTCACGGGCGCCGTCACCACGAGCTTCCCGGTCATGTTCGCCACCCGGGTCGTCGCCGCGCTCGCGAACGCCGGCTTCCTCGCCGTCGCCCTGACGGCTGCCGCCGCGCTGGTCCCGCCCGACAGGAAGGGACGCGCCCTGGCCGTGCTGCTGTCGGGCACGACGGTGGCCACGATCGCCGGTGTCCCCGGTGGGGCGGTGCTCGGCACGTCGCTCGGCTGGCGGGCCGTGTTCTGGGCGGTCGCCGCCCTCTGCCTGCCCGCCGCTCTCGGCATCCTGAAGGGGATTCCAGCGGGACGCGTGAAGCAGGAGGCAACGGGCGGGCCGGCCCTGCGGGCGGAACTCGCCCAGCTCACGAGGCGGCGGCTGATCCTGGCGATGCTGCTCGGCGCGCTGGTGAACGCGGCGACGTTCGCGAGCTTCACCTTCCTCGCCCCCGTGGTGACCGGTACCGCCGGGCTGGGCGAGTGGTGGGTCTCCGTGGTCCTGGTGCTCTTCGGTGCCGGTTCCTTCATCGGCGTCACCGTCGCCGGCCGGCTGTCCGACCGGCGTCCCGGTCCGGTCCTCGCGGTCGGCGGTCCGCTGCTGGCCGCCGGCTGGCCGGCCCTGGCGGTGCTGGCCGACGAGCCGGCCGCCCTGCTCGTCCTCGCGTTCGTGCAGGGCGCGCTGTCGTTCGCGCTGGGCAGCACCCTGATCACGCGGGTCCTCCACGAGGCCGCGGGCGCCCCCACCATGGCCGGCGCGTACGCGACGGCGGCGCTCAACGTCGGCGCCGCCGTCGGCCCCCTCCTCGCCGCGACCACCCTCGGCGCCGGGCTCGGGAACCTCGGGCCGTTGTGGGCGAGCGGCCTGCTCGTCGCGCTCGCGCTGCTCCTCGCGTTCCCCCTGCGCACCGCGGTCGCGGCCGGCCGGAGCACCGAGGTGCTCCGGTGA
- a CDS encoding arabinogalactan endo-1,4-beta-galactosidase produces MKFHPRRTLRALLPPLAAGLALTALPAQTAQAASTLTNGGFETDGTGTATPSGWSEYGSAAASFVESGGRGGGHRLSHWASTAYKVETYQYLSGLANGDYRLTAWVRSGGGQKSAHIALKNCGGAEQRTDIPVSSSGWIRIVVPVRVTANQCTVSVNSDANAGNWINVDDLTLTPGTSGTTIRGADISSLPKSEAMGGVYRNASGGTGDGVALLRSAGMNYARLKVWVDPADGYNDKARVLAMAKRVKAQGMKLLVDFHYSDSWADPGKQNKPAAWAGHGYGQLKEDVYDHTYDVLGALKAQGTTADMVQIGNEINGGMLWSEGSTDNWPQLAGLLNSGYAAVKAVSPSTVAALHLAEGGDLEGTRWWFDNAVSHGVRFDAIGLSYYGYWHGTLHDFQTTLDDAAARYGKPVFVAETAYPFRLDSEDALENIIDLDGELVPGYPASPAGQTRWMNDVTSIVEAVPNGRGLGVFYWEATWTARTGNGWDPADPSSGNGWENQALFGYDDRVLPATAWFRHR; encoded by the coding sequence ATGAAGTTCCATCCCAGACGCACCCTCAGGGCCCTGCTGCCGCCGCTGGCGGCCGGGCTCGCCCTCACCGCCCTGCCCGCCCAGACCGCGCAGGCCGCGAGCACGCTCACCAACGGCGGTTTCGAGACCGACGGCACCGGCACCGCCACGCCGAGCGGCTGGTCCGAGTACGGCTCGGCCGCCGCCTCCTTCGTGGAGTCCGGCGGCCGCGGCGGCGGTCACCGGCTGAGCCACTGGGCGTCCACCGCCTACAAGGTGGAGACGTACCAGTACCTGTCGGGGCTCGCCAACGGCGACTACCGGCTGACCGCGTGGGTCCGCTCCGGCGGCGGCCAGAAGTCGGCCCACATAGCCCTGAAGAACTGCGGCGGAGCCGAGCAGCGCACCGACATCCCGGTCTCCTCCAGCGGGTGGATCAGGATCGTCGTGCCGGTCAGGGTGACCGCCAACCAGTGCACCGTCAGCGTCAACAGCGACGCGAACGCCGGCAACTGGATCAACGTCGACGACCTGACCCTCACGCCGGGCACGTCCGGCACGACGATCAGGGGCGCCGACATCTCCTCCCTGCCCAAGAGCGAGGCCATGGGCGGGGTCTACCGGAACGCCTCCGGCGGCACCGGCGACGGGGTCGCCCTCCTGAGGTCCGCCGGCATGAACTACGCCCGCCTGAAGGTCTGGGTGGACCCGGCCGACGGCTACAACGACAAGGCGCGTGTGCTCGCCATGGCCAAGCGCGTCAAGGCGCAGGGCATGAAACTGCTGGTCGACTTCCACTACTCGGACTCCTGGGCCGACCCGGGCAAGCAGAACAAGCCCGCCGCCTGGGCCGGACACGGCTACGGGCAGCTGAAGGAGGACGTGTACGACCACACCTACGACGTGCTCGGCGCGCTCAAGGCCCAGGGCACCACCGCCGACATGGTCCAGATCGGCAACGAGATCAACGGCGGCATGCTGTGGAGCGAGGGCTCCACCGACAACTGGCCCCAGCTCGCCGGCCTGCTCAACTCCGGCTACGCCGCGGTCAAGGCGGTCAGCCCGTCCACCGTGGCCGCGCTGCACCTCGCCGAGGGCGGAGACCTCGAGGGCACCCGCTGGTGGTTCGACAACGCGGTGTCCCACGGCGTGAGGTTCGACGCCATCGGCCTGTCGTACTACGGCTACTGGCACGGCACGCTGCACGACTTCCAGACCACCCTGGACGACGCGGCCGCCCGCTACGGCAAGCCCGTCTTCGTCGCCGAGACGGCCTACCCGTTCCGGCTGGACAGCGAGGACGCGCTCGAGAACATCATCGACCTCGACGGCGAACTGGTGCCCGGCTACCCGGCGTCCCCGGCGGGCCAGACCCGCTGGATGAACGATGTGACGAGCATCGTGGAGGCCGTCCCGAACGGCCGCGGTCTCGGCGTCTTCTACTGGGAGGCGACCTGGACCGCCCGCACCGGCAACGGCTGGGACCCGGCCGACCCGTCCTCCGGCAACGGCTGGGAGAACCAGGCGCTGTTCGGCTACGACGACCGCGTGCTGCCCGCGACGGCGTGGTTCCGCCACCGGTGA
- a CDS encoding LacI family DNA-binding transcriptional regulator, whose product MTMSNTGGRRKPPTIHDVAREAGVSRGTVSRVLNGGHYVSPAAAEAVNAAIRRTGYVVNRHARSLITGRSDSVGFLLTEPQERFFEDPNFNVLLRGCTQALAAHDIPLLLMLAGTDDERRRITRYITAGHVDGVLLVSSHSGDPVAEELRAAGVPLVACGKPIGLGSKVSYVAADDRDGARDMVRHLLALGRRRIGVVTGPLDTPGGVERLAGYEEVLSEAGVEIDERLVVSGDYSRASGEAGAERLLAQAPDVDAVFVASDLMAQGVLTALHRAGRRIPEDVAVGGFDDSPAAVAASPELTTIRQPWDRISTEMVRVLLAQIGGEDPAAVILPTELVKREST is encoded by the coding sequence ATGACCATGAGCAACACGGGGGGCAGGCGCAAGCCGCCGACGATCCACGACGTGGCGCGCGAGGCCGGTGTCTCGCGCGGCACCGTCTCGCGCGTGCTCAACGGCGGCCACTACGTCAGCCCGGCGGCCGCGGAAGCCGTCAACGCCGCGATCCGCAGGACGGGGTACGTCGTCAACCGGCACGCCCGCTCGCTGATCACCGGCCGTTCGGACTCGGTGGGCTTCCTGCTCACCGAGCCCCAGGAGCGGTTCTTCGAGGACCCCAACTTCAACGTCCTGCTGCGCGGTTGCACCCAGGCGCTGGCCGCGCACGACATCCCGCTGCTGCTGATGCTGGCCGGCACGGACGACGAGCGGCGGCGCATCACGCGGTACATCACCGCCGGGCACGTCGACGGGGTGCTGCTGGTCTCCAGCCACTCCGGCGACCCCGTGGCCGAGGAACTGCGGGCGGCGGGCGTGCCGCTGGTCGCCTGCGGCAAGCCGATCGGGCTGGGCTCGAAGGTGAGTTACGTGGCCGCGGACGACCGGGACGGCGCCCGCGACATGGTGCGGCACCTGCTGGCGCTGGGGCGGCGGCGGATCGGCGTGGTGACCGGCCCGCTCGACACCCCGGGCGGTGTGGAGCGGCTCGCCGGTTACGAGGAGGTGCTCTCCGAGGCGGGCGTGGAGATCGACGAGCGGCTCGTCGTCTCCGGCGACTACAGCCGCGCCAGCGGTGAGGCGGGCGCGGAGCGGCTGCTGGCGCAGGCGCCGGACGTGGACGCCGTGTTCGTCGCCTCCGACCTGATGGCCCAGGGCGTGCTGACGGCACTGCACCGGGCGGGGCGCCGGATCCCGGAGGACGTCGCGGTCGGCGGCTTCGACGACTCCCCCGCGGCCGTCGCCGCCAGCCCGGAGCTCACCACCATCCGCCAGCCCTGGGACCGCATCAGCACGGAGATGGTGCGGGTGCTGCTGGCCCAGATCGGGGGCGAGGACCCGGCGGCGGTGATCCTGCCGACGGAGCTGGTGAAGCGGGAGTCGACATAG
- a CDS encoding winged helix-turn-helix domain-containing protein, which yields MLRNPVDGTRLRILAWLKEPAVAEHGATVDAVATRFALPRPVALTHLRLLTAVGLLRADHAAGRPHYRRDEVRIAETARMFEKGW from the coding sequence ATGCTGAGGAATCCCGTCGACGGGACACGGCTGCGCATCCTGGCGTGGCTGAAGGAGCCGGCCGTCGCGGAGCACGGCGCCACGGTGGACGCCGTGGCCACCCGGTTCGCCCTGCCCCGCCCGGTCGCCCTGACCCACCTCCGGCTGCTCACGGCCGTCGGCCTGCTGCGCGCCGACCACGCTGCCGGCCGCCCGCACTACCGGCGCGACGAGGTGCGGATCGCCGAGACGGCGCGGATGTTCGAGAAGGGCTGGTAG
- a CDS encoding SseB family protein has protein sequence METPAHENNVPTLAQRALDALVENTEDTAALDALANSDVLIPVPDDTGDEEAADPGAVALPVLEQPGGTQVVPVFTSELEMAGLLPFVSRYRLVPLGALAAQWPAEDLSLTIDGSSEHRLTLTSEGVRTLLARP, from the coding sequence ATGGAAACACCCGCGCACGAGAACAACGTCCCCACACTCGCCCAGCGGGCGCTGGACGCCCTCGTGGAGAACACCGAGGACACGGCGGCGCTGGACGCCCTCGCGAACAGCGACGTCCTGATCCCGGTCCCCGACGACACCGGTGACGAGGAGGCGGCCGACCCGGGCGCGGTGGCGCTTCCGGTGCTGGAGCAGCCGGGCGGTACGCAGGTGGTGCCCGTGTTCACCTCCGAACTGGAGATGGCCGGGCTGCTGCCGTTCGTGTCCCGCTACCGCCTGGTCCCGCTCGGCGCGCTCGCCGCGCAGTGGCCGGCCGAGGACCTGTCCCTCACCATCGACGGCAGCTCCGAGCACCGTCTGACGCTCACCTCGGAGGGAGTGCGCACCCTGCTGGCCCGGCCGTAG
- the crcB gene encoding fluoride efflux transporter CrcB, with the protein MTAPPLDGHRVRPAARGQAPVVTVVALGGGAGAAARYAASLWWPTPAAGFPWTTLWVNVAGCAVIGVFLVVVTEVRPAHPLVRPFFGTGVLGGFTTFSTYAVDVQKLLDGGRTGAGLACLAVTPLAALAAVWAAASATRRALRRRRP; encoded by the coding sequence ATGACAGCCCCGCCCCTCGACGGCCACCGCGTCCGCCCCGCGGCACGGGGCCAGGCCCCCGTCGTCACCGTGGTCGCCCTCGGCGGGGGAGCGGGGGCGGCCGCCCGGTACGCGGCCTCCCTGTGGTGGCCGACACCGGCTGCCGGGTTCCCCTGGACGACCCTGTGGGTCAACGTCGCCGGCTGCGCCGTGATCGGTGTGTTCCTGGTGGTCGTCACCGAGGTCCGTCCGGCCCACCCGCTGGTCCGCCCCTTCTTCGGCACCGGTGTCCTCGGCGGGTTCACCACCTTCTCGACGTACGCCGTGGACGTCCAGAAGCTGCTCGACGGCGGCAGGACGGGCGCCGGACTCGCCTGTCTGGCGGTCACCCCGCTCGCGGCGCTCGCCGCCGTGTGGGCGGCCGCCTCGGCGACCCGCCGTGCGCTCAGGAGGCGGCGGCCGTGA
- a CDS encoding sugar ABC transporter permease: MTSTAHRKPYGAEEAPYGRPSPTVLRRARSAPYFFLLPAAVLFTLFFALPIGYAVWLSFRKVRVSGLGLGSGARKEVWAGLENYADALTDSELLDGALRVLGYGCIVVPVMLGLALVLALMLDSDRVGLAPFTRLAIFLPYAVPGVVAALLWGFLYLPDVSPFYFVLDRLGLPQPDLLDGGPLYLALSNIAVWGGTGFNMIVIYTALRAIPAEVYEAARLDGAGPLQIALRIKIPMVAPSLVLTFFFSIIATLQVFNEPTTLKPLTNSVSTTWSPLMKVYQDAFGKGDIHAAAAQATIIALVTLVLSFGFLRAANRRNKRDASQGAVR, translated from the coding sequence GTGACCAGCACGGCACACCGGAAGCCGTACGGGGCCGAGGAGGCCCCGTACGGCCGCCCGTCCCCCACCGTCCTCCGGCGGGCGCGCAGCGCCCCCTACTTCTTCCTCCTCCCCGCCGCGGTCCTCTTCACGCTCTTCTTCGCGCTGCCCATCGGGTACGCGGTCTGGCTCAGCTTCCGCAAGGTGCGGGTCTCCGGCCTCGGCCTGGGCTCCGGCGCCCGCAAGGAGGTCTGGGCCGGCCTGGAGAACTACGCCGACGCCCTCACCGACAGCGAGCTGCTGGACGGGGCGCTGCGCGTGCTCGGCTACGGCTGCATCGTCGTCCCGGTGATGCTCGGCCTCGCCCTGGTCCTCGCGCTGATGCTCGACTCGGACAGGGTCGGGCTCGCCCCCTTCACCCGGCTCGCGATCTTCCTGCCGTACGCCGTCCCGGGCGTCGTCGCGGCGCTGCTGTGGGGCTTCCTGTACCTGCCGGACGTCAGCCCCTTCTACTTCGTGCTCGACAGGCTGGGCCTGCCGCAGCCGGACCTGCTGGACGGCGGTCCGCTGTACCTCGCCCTGTCGAACATCGCGGTGTGGGGCGGCACCGGCTTCAACATGATCGTCATCTACACCGCGCTCCGGGCCATCCCCGCCGAGGTGTACGAGGCGGCCAGGCTGGACGGCGCCGGCCCGCTGCAGATCGCGCTGCGGATCAAGATCCCGATGGTGGCGCCCTCGCTGGTGCTGACCTTCTTCTTCTCGATCATCGCGACGCTCCAGGTGTTCAACGAGCCGACCACCCTCAAGCCGCTCACCAACTCCGTGTCGACGACGTGGAGTCCGCTGATGAAGGTGTACCAGGACGCCTTCGGCAAGGGCGACATCCACGCCGCCGCCGCGCAGGCCACGATCATCGCGCTGGTCACCCTCGTGTTGTCCTTCGGCTTCCTGCGGGCCGCGAACCGGCGGAACAAGCGGGACGCCAGTCAAGGAGCCGTACGATGA
- a CDS encoding beta-galactosidase, with amino-acid sequence MPDTTPRGLTRLAFGGDYNPEQWPEDVWREDVRLMREAGVSMVSVGIFSWALLEPAPGEYDFGWLDRVLDLLHEGGVRVDLGTPTVVPPVWFYRAHPEALPVREDGTRYEFGSRGAICHSNADYRAAAANITTRLAERYGDHPALAMWHVHNEYGVPVSACYCDSCAAHFRRWLATAYGTVDAVNEAWGTAFWGQRYTDLEQINPPRVTPTVGNPGQALDYRRFADATARENFRMERDILHRLSPGVPVTTNFMTALSQCDSLDYWAWGREVDLVTNDHYLITDGRRTHVNLAMAADLTRSVAGGAPWLLLEHSPSGVNWQPRNPAKAPGQMARNSLAHVARGSEGAMFFQWRQSRRGAEKFHSAMVPHGGTGTRVWREVVELGGSLDALNEIRGTRTVADVAVLWDWQSWWAQNLDWRPSEDHNARERADAFYEALYDRHLTVDFVHPEADLSACPLVVVPALYLMTEAAGRNVTRYVENGGTLVVSYFSGIVDEHDAVHDGAYPGPLRDALGLTVEEFSPLLQGERVRVTGPGGAEFDADVWTEFVVPHGAETVWTYADGLTAGRPAVTRHRLGEGTAWYVSTRLGQAGLDALLGRAAEDAGIAPRDGLPRDVEVVRRTGESGTFLFAINHTATDAKVPLEAPGTELLTGERAAGRLALPAGAVRVVRLDG; translated from the coding sequence ATGCCGGACACCACCCCCAGGGGCCTCACCAGGCTCGCCTTCGGCGGGGACTACAACCCCGAGCAGTGGCCGGAAGACGTCTGGCGGGAGGACGTCCGGCTGATGCGCGAGGCCGGCGTCTCGATGGTGAGTGTCGGGATCTTCTCCTGGGCCCTGCTGGAGCCTGCGCCGGGGGAGTACGACTTCGGCTGGCTCGACCGCGTCCTCGACCTGCTGCACGAGGGCGGCGTCCGCGTCGACCTGGGCACCCCCACCGTGGTGCCGCCCGTGTGGTTCTACCGGGCGCACCCCGAGGCGCTGCCGGTGCGGGAGGACGGCACCCGCTACGAGTTCGGCTCGCGCGGCGCCATCTGCCACAGCAACGCCGACTACCGCGCCGCCGCCGCGAACATCACCACCCGGCTCGCCGAACGCTACGGCGACCACCCGGCACTGGCGATGTGGCACGTCCACAACGAGTACGGCGTGCCCGTCTCGGCCTGTTACTGCGACTCCTGCGCCGCGCACTTCCGCCGCTGGCTGGCGACGGCGTACGGCACCGTCGACGCGGTCAACGAGGCCTGGGGCACGGCCTTCTGGGGCCAGCGGTACACGGACCTGGAGCAGATCAACCCGCCGCGCGTGACGCCCACGGTCGGCAACCCGGGGCAGGCGCTGGACTACCGGCGGTTCGCCGACGCCACCGCCCGGGAGAACTTCCGCATGGAACGGGACATCCTGCACCGCCTGTCACCGGGCGTTCCGGTCACCACGAACTTCATGACCGCGCTCAGCCAGTGCGACTCCCTCGACTACTGGGCCTGGGGCCGCGAGGTCGACCTGGTCACCAACGACCACTACCTGATCACCGACGGCCGCCGCACCCACGTCAACCTGGCGATGGCCGCCGACCTCACCCGGTCCGTCGCGGGCGGCGCCCCCTGGCTGCTGCTGGAGCACTCCCCCTCGGGCGTCAACTGGCAGCCCCGCAACCCGGCCAAGGCCCCCGGGCAGATGGCCCGCAACTCGCTGGCGCACGTGGCCCGCGGCTCCGAGGGCGCGATGTTCTTCCAGTGGCGGCAGTCCCGGCGGGGCGCCGAGAAGTTCCACTCGGCGATGGTGCCGCACGGCGGCACCGGGACCCGCGTGTGGCGCGAGGTGGTCGAACTCGGCGGCTCCCTGGACGCGCTGAACGAGATCCGCGGCACCCGCACCGTCGCCGACGTGGCCGTCCTGTGGGACTGGCAGTCCTGGTGGGCGCAGAACCTCGACTGGCGCCCCAGCGAGGACCACAACGCCCGCGAGCGCGCCGACGCCTTCTACGAGGCCCTCTACGACCGCCACCTCACGGTCGACTTCGTCCACCCGGAAGCCGACTTGTCGGCTTGTCCCCTCGTCGTCGTGCCCGCGCTGTACCTGATGACGGAGGCGGCCGGCCGCAACGTCACCCGGTACGTGGAGAACGGCGGCACCCTGGTGGTGTCGTACTTCTCCGGCATCGTCGACGAGCACGACGCGGTGCACGACGGCGCCTACCCGGGGCCGCTGCGGGACGCGCTGGGCCTGACCGTGGAGGAGTTCTCACCGCTGCTCCAGGGCGAGCGGGTCCGCGTCACCGGCCCCGGCGGAGCGGAGTTCGACGCCGACGTGTGGACGGAGTTCGTGGTGCCGCACGGCGCCGAGACGGTGTGGACGTACGCCGACGGCCTCACCGCCGGCCGCCCCGCCGTCACCCGCCACCGCCTCGGCGAGGGCACCGCCTGGTACGTCTCCACCCGCCTCGGGCAGGCCGGCCTCGACGCGCTGCTCGGCCGGGCCGCCGAGGACGCGGGCATCGCCCCGCGCGACGGCCTGCCCCGCGACGTCGAAGTGGTGCGCCGGACGGGCGAGTCGGGCACCTTCCTGTTCGCGATCAACCACACCGCCACCGACGCCAAGGTGCCGCTGGAGGCGCCCGGCACCGAGCTGCTGACCGGAGAGCGGGCGGCGGGCCGCCTCGCGCTGCCCGCCGGAGCCGTGCGGGTCGTCCGGCTCGACGGCTGA
- a CDS encoding carbohydrate ABC transporter permease, with protein MSSLAVRKSAPAAGTAPGTAQAPPPRRRIALIPTVTLLIGALYCLLPVAWVVIASTKSGSELFSTFTFLPGTGFAENLSDLSAYRDGVYWQWMGNSALYAVVGALLSTAVSAFSGYALATYRFRGRETLFNVLLAGVLMPPVILAVPQYLLLAQADLTDSRLSVLLPQILSPYGVYLSRIYAAAAVPSDVVEAGRMDGAGEWRIFTRIALPMMVPGLVTVFLFQFVAVWNNFLLPYVMLSDDEKFPITLGLYTLLEQGANTPALYTLVVTGAFLAVFPLVALFLVIQRFWSLDLLSGAVKS; from the coding sequence ATGAGTTCTCTCGCCGTCCGCAAGTCCGCCCCGGCGGCCGGCACCGCGCCGGGCACCGCCCAGGCCCCCCCGCCGCGCCGGAGGATCGCGCTGATCCCGACGGTGACGCTGCTGATCGGCGCCCTGTACTGCCTGCTGCCGGTGGCCTGGGTGGTGATCGCGTCCACGAAGTCGGGCAGCGAGCTGTTCTCCACGTTCACCTTCCTGCCGGGCACCGGGTTCGCCGAGAACCTGTCGGACCTCAGCGCCTACCGCGACGGCGTGTACTGGCAGTGGATGGGCAACTCCGCCCTCTACGCCGTCGTCGGCGCCCTGCTGTCGACGGCCGTGTCGGCGTTCAGCGGCTACGCGCTGGCGACCTACCGCTTCCGCGGGCGCGAGACCCTGTTCAACGTGCTGCTCGCGGGCGTGCTGATGCCGCCGGTGATCCTCGCCGTCCCGCAGTACCTGCTGCTGGCGCAGGCCGACCTCACCGACTCCCGTCTGTCGGTGCTGCTGCCGCAGATCCTGTCGCCGTACGGCGTCTACCTCTCGCGGATCTACGCGGCCGCCGCGGTCCCCTCCGACGTGGTGGAGGCCGGGCGGATGGACGGCGCGGGCGAGTGGCGGATCTTCACCCGGATCGCGCTGCCGATGATGGTGCCCGGTCTGGTGACGGTGTTCCTGTTCCAGTTCGTGGCCGTCTGGAACAACTTCCTGCTGCCGTACGTCATGCTCAGCGACGACGAGAAGTTCCCGATCACGCTCGGCCTGTACACCCTGCTCGAACAGGGCGCCAACACCCCGGCGCTGTACACGCTGGTGGTCACGGGCGCGTTCCTCGCGGTGTTCCCGCTGGTCGCGCTGTTCCTGGTGATCCAGCGGTTCTGGAGCCTCGACCTGCTCTCCGGGGCCGTAAAGTCATGA